AGTCTTGAAGTTGAGAGTTTTGAAGGCCATTTGCTCGAAGCCCCCTCTTTTACAAAACCAAGTGATTACAAAGGTTCTGGAGTGGTTTCAGCGTTTTTAAAGGGAGACCATGCTAAAATTAGAGCTTTGAAAAATAATATGGCGTTCTTAAAAACTAGGTTTTTTCGTCCGGATTTATACCAAAAATTTGAGTCGCCGACTAAGGAAAAAACATGAGAAATAAGTATATCGAGGCATTTGAACAAACTCAAATAGCTCAAAAGTCTGTGCCTGATTTTCGCGCTGGAGATACTTTGCGTATAGCTATCCGCATTAAAGAAGGCGATAAAACTAGAATTCAAAATTTCGAAGGTATCTGCATAGCAAGACGCGGTAGTGGAACAGGCGAAACTTTTATTATTAGAAAGATCGGCGCAAACAGCGTAGGCGTAGAGAGAATTTTCCCTATCTATAGCGAGAGCCTAGAGAGTATAACCGTTCTAAGACAAGGTCGCGTGCGCCGCGCTAAGTTATTTTATCTACGCGATAGACGTGGTAAAGCTGCTCGCATTAAAGAGCTTAAAAAATAATTTTACTTCCTGCAAAAGTCTATTTTTAGGC
The window above is part of the uncultured Campylobacter sp. genome. Proteins encoded here:
- the rplS gene encoding 50S ribosomal protein L19, translating into MRNKYIEAFEQTQIAQKSVPDFRAGDTLRIAIRIKEGDKTRIQNFEGICIARRGSGTGETFIIRKIGANSVGVERIFPIYSESLESITVLRQGRVRRAKLFYLRDRRGKAARIKELKK